A single genomic interval of Gossypium raimondii isolate GPD5lz chromosome 11, ASM2569854v1, whole genome shotgun sequence harbors:
- the LOC105803502 gene encoding cytochrome b561 domain-containing protein At4g18260, with product MQLVFLTMSIALIVILVLPFVSSSQQHVESINGSNTNDKDNITKVSHKLMFEIILHGIILWASMGFLVPVGILAIRMSNKEEECGTRNQVLFYVHAVSQILSVLLVTVGAIMSIKNFNNSFNNHHQRLGVALYGIIWLQALTGALRSCRGSKGRSAWFIAHWLLGTAVCILGVLNIYTGLGALHEKTSASTKLWTIILTAEICLIVFIYLFQDKWSYLQSQKQPSFVRREPIRPYPFRTREYGRGINY from the exons ATGCAACTGGTCTTTTTAACCATGTCTATAGCTCTTATAGTCATACTTGTTCTACCATTTGTCAGCTCATCTCAACAACATGTGGAATCCATTAATGGCAGCAATACAAACGATAAAGACAACATTACTAAG GTGAGTCATAAACTGATGTTTGAGATTATATTGCATGGGATTATCCTTTGGGCATCAATGGGGTTTCTGGTGCCTGTTGGGATACTTGCTATTAGAATGTCGaacaaagaagaagaatgtGGGACGAGAAATCAAGTTCTTTTCTATGTTCATGCAGTGTCGCAG ATACTTTCTGTACTTCTAGTTACAGTAGGAGCAATCATGTCCATCAAAAACTTCAATAACTCCTTCAACAATCATCACCAAAGACTAGGGGTAGCTTTATATGGTATCATATGGTTGCAAGCTTTAACCGGGGCTCTACGTTCATGCAG GGGATCCAAGGGAAGAAGTGCATGGTTTATTGCACATTGGTTACTAGGAACTGCGGTGTGTATTTTAGGTGTACTCAACATTTACACAGGATTGGGAGCATTGCATGAAAAGACATCAGCAAGCACAAAGCTTTGGACCATAATTTTGACTGCTGAGATTTGTTTGATTGTTTTCATTTATCTATTTCAAGATAAATGGTCGTATTTACAGTCACAAAAGCAACCATCGTTTGTGCGCCGTGAACCTATAAGACCCTACCCTTTCAGAACAAGAGAATATGGTCGTGGAATTAACTACTAA